In a genomic window of Lagopus muta isolate bLagMut1 chromosome 2, bLagMut1 primary, whole genome shotgun sequence:
- the ENPP4 gene encoding bis(5'-adenosyl)-triphosphatase ENPP4, which translates to MSVLVVLFVSTIVSCCSQLGSSAPRLLLVSFDGFRADYLETYNLPHLQEFIEDGVFVKQVTNAFITKTFPNHYSIVTGLYEESHGIVANDMYDPEAKKKFSQFNDSDPFWWNEAVPIWVTNQQQRNGTSAAAMWPGTDVRINNTTPHFFMKYNFSVTFEERVEKIVKWLNSSDPVVNFATLYWEEPDVSGHKYGPDDTENMRRVLEQVDQHVGFLTSKLKASGLWDSISVIITSDHGMAQCSPKKLIVLDNCIGRGNYTLIDRSPVAAVLPKNNKKYVYNLLKQCDERHMKVYLKEEIPDRFHYRHNGRIQPIILIADEGWTIVQNEALSKLGDHGYDNSLPSMHPFLAARGPAFRRGYRQSTINNVDIYPMMCHILGLAAQPHNGTLSHTKCLLADQWCLQLPEAIGIVTGGLLMLTTFTCVVIMVTKNRIASPRPFSRLQLQSDDDDPLIG; encoded by the exons ATGAGCGTGCTGGTAGTGCTGTTTGTGTCTACCATAGTCAGCTGTTGCAGTCAGTTGGGTAGCTCAGCCCCCAGGCTGCTCCTGGTGTCCTTTGATGGCTTCAGAGCTGATTACTTGGAAACCTATAACCTTCCTCACCTTCAGGAGTTCATTGAAGACGGCGTGTTTGTAAAGCAAGTTACAAATGCTTTCATCACCAAGACTTTCCCAAACCATTACAGCATAGTGACAGGTTTGTATGAGGAAAGCCATGGCATCGTGGCTAACGACATGTATGACCCAGAGGCCAAGAAAAAGTTCTCGCAGTTCAATGATTCGGATCCCTTCTGGTGGAACGAAGCGGTCCCGATCTGGGTGACAAATcaacagcagagaaatgggaCGAGTGCTGCTGCTATGTGGCCCGGTACTGATGTGAGGATTAACAACACGACCCCTCACTTCTTCATGAAGTATAACTTTTCAGTGACGTTTGAGGAAAGAGTGGAGAAAATTGTGAAGTGGTTGAACAGCTCTGATCCTGTCGTCAATTTTGCTACGCTGTACTGGGAAGAACCAGATGTGAGCGGGCACAAGTATGGACCAGATGATACTGAGAACATGCGCCGAGTGTTAGAGCAGGTGGATCAACACGTTGGTTTCCTTACCAGTAAACTGAAGGCATCGGGTCTGTGGGACAGTATCAGTGTCATAATAACTAGTGATCACGGGATGGCCCAGTGCTCTCCAAAGAAGCTGATCGTCCTGGACAACTGTATTGGTCGTGGTAACTATACTCTGATCGACAGGAGTCCagttgctgcagtgctgccaaagAACA atAAAAAATACGTGTACAACTTACTGAAGCAGTGTGATGAGCGTCACATGAAAGTGTATCTCAAGGAGGAAATCCCAGACAGGTTTCATTATCGCCACAATGGGAGAATTCAGCCCATAATCCTGATTGCAGATGAAGGCTGGACAATTGTGCAGAATGAGGCCCTCTCAAAGC TAGGTGACCACGGTTATGACAACTCTCTCCCAAGCATGCATCCATTCCTGGCTGCCCGTGGCCCTGCTTTTCGTCGGGGTTACCGGCAGAGCACCATAAACAACGTGGATATTTACCCGATGATGTGCCACATCCTggggctggcagcacagccacacaacGGCACTCTCAGCCACACCAAGTGCCTGCTGGCTGACCAGTGGTGCCTTCAGCTCCCAGAGGCCATTGGGATAGTGACTGGGGGGCTGCTGATGTTGACCACCTTCACCTGCGTTGTCATAATGGTCACAAAGAACAGAATCGCTTCTCCGCGTCCGTTTTCCCGGCTCCAGTTGCAGTCTGATGACGATGACCCTTTAATTGGGTAG